The Chryseolinea soli genome contains a region encoding:
- a CDS encoding DUF4365 domain-containing protein: protein MERFKSTIQGLALVITIPISVSFGGSNAVKISFAYFTILAWVSENATIPVQKSFLQALSFFRYSQFFFNFISFFSPLTSMTEEQIKEALSNNYIGTLASVEGFKLTKATDTGGVDYSVSRDLVVTNAFGEKRYIQAGNYIDIQLKSTTTKRIIESVDTIQFDLEAKSYNDLIMRRDHGAAPLILVVFILPQATHDWVEVDEMNLMLRHRAYWYRPAQEERETSNRSSIRITISKQNRFLRDTWPKLYEQFFK, encoded by the coding sequence GTGGAGCGCTTCAAATCAACGATACAAGGATTGGCTTTGGTTATTACAATACCCATTTCGGTTAGTTTTGGAGGCAGTAACGCCGTAAAGATCAGCTTCGCCTATTTCACCATTTTGGCTTGGGTATCGGAAAATGCTACCATACCTGTTCAAAAAAGTTTTCTCCAGGCATTGTCCTTTTTTCGTTATAGCCAGTTTTTCTTTAACTTCATTTCTTTCTTTTCTCCTCTTACCTCGATGACAGAAGAACAAATTAAAGAAGCCCTGTCCAATAACTATATCGGAACGCTGGCTTCCGTTGAAGGGTTCAAACTGACCAAAGCAACTGATACTGGGGGAGTGGACTACAGTGTTTCCAGGGATTTGGTTGTTACTAATGCATTCGGAGAAAAAAGATATATACAAGCGGGAAATTATATTGACATTCAATTAAAAAGCACCACTACAAAAAGAATCATAGAATCCGTGGATACTATTCAATTTGATCTTGAAGCCAAGTCCTATAATGATCTGATCATGCGCAGAGATCATGGGGCCGCACCTTTGATTCTCGTTGTATTCATTTTGCCTCAGGCAACCCATGATTGGGTAGAAGTGGATGAAATGAACTTGATGTTAAGACACAGGGCGTACTGGTACAGACCTGCGCAAGAAGAAAGAGAGACGTCCAATAGAAGTAGCATCAGAATCACCATCTCCAAACAAAATCGTTTTTTAAGAGATACATGGCCCAAATTATACGAGCAATTCTTTAAATAA
- a CDS encoding carboxypeptidase-like regulatory domain-containing protein, whose product MMRIFTILLFLTCAGYAKAQLRTLSGRLVDSSENPLPGVNILIKGTAIGTTTDANGYYSIDVPVGATLVFSFIGMKTSEVVVTADNLSKPPQRIPPERKKTSTRSLSAMLFKDSTQINEPGVAVLTDETPSYSNRVSIQPDQIKSIRLFGKKYAITTFESQGTSEVAGGRLTLSVGLERVNKLPHLQTTFAQGRPENGQTIWRGPDQQEIFSWGPLMRTLEFDGSHYAFDRQGRLVTAGTGNGSAAQAYDASPIFRTGMTTSAELLLMIPALKKGMLSLDLENRTRLGVIPNTDYKRQNISIALKRFRLTSRTTIDGMVTYNHSAGTLMNRGANLATVIGSIYRTPATFDNTNGHGRSALHTTDAYQLADGTARTHAPGAVDNPYGLLSTLPDHEQQNRFFSTLTLQSSAIRKINLTSNASFEKQANTIVHGFPVGYAAYPAGRLTHRGDDETVAKAFVSPEYTSPNYAFKFSASYQLLYTQRALHREDGFDFNHQDMDLENATRSTLLQRTLSRTLQEISVGGQYRYHDFLLIKLSERNYFSSTVSAKNYTNLFPMAAISANLASPIYMGDINKLEPYVTLSRGLHEAPLLYNNWSYLSTRQSLQNYNSFFESTELFFRRGLIPEIEQKMETGLSMVLFNYFNFDFAYFNNLTSNFIAPQWVQGQFSLQNVASIRNTGATVSLSYTKPMYSSQELGWGFNLRWSSYRNVTEALNTPDAFVPLAGFASVASVLAAGKPVGAIYGTTYQRNENGQLIIDSEGYPVMDPSLKMIGNPIPDWVSSLGAHVRWRRVTLSVLVDYKKGGDAWNGTARMLDYLGRSTTTADQRNTSQFVFEGVDENGHTNTKPVDFANPNQPVEANRWVRQGWAGVGEDYIEKTSWLRLNEVTLSYSTLRTRTRRFIKEMNFALTARNLLLITPYKGVDPSSALFGYSTGAGLDLFNTPATRSYSALITLKF is encoded by the coding sequence ATGATGCGAATCTTTACTATCCTCCTATTTCTAACCTGCGCCGGCTACGCGAAAGCACAATTGCGTACCCTATCAGGAAGGTTGGTTGACTCAAGCGAAAACCCATTGCCCGGCGTCAACATCCTTATCAAAGGAACGGCCATCGGCACCACAACCGATGCTAACGGATACTACTCCATCGATGTACCCGTTGGTGCCACCCTGGTATTCTCCTTTATCGGCATGAAAACCAGCGAAGTGGTCGTCACGGCCGACAATCTCAGTAAGCCCCCACAGCGCATTCCACCGGAACGAAAAAAAACCAGCACACGATCACTTTCCGCCATGCTGTTCAAAGATTCCACACAGATCAATGAACCCGGTGTGGCCGTGCTCACGGATGAAACCCCATCCTATTCCAACCGCGTGTCTATTCAGCCCGACCAGATCAAATCCATCCGGCTCTTCGGAAAGAAATATGCGATCACCACCTTCGAGTCGCAGGGTACCTCGGAGGTTGCCGGTGGGCGTCTCACCTTATCCGTTGGCCTGGAGCGCGTGAACAAGCTCCCTCACCTGCAAACCACCTTTGCACAAGGTCGGCCCGAGAATGGACAAACGATCTGGCGAGGCCCCGACCAACAGGAGATCTTTAGCTGGGGGCCGCTGATGCGAACACTGGAGTTTGATGGCAGCCATTACGCTTTCGATCGTCAGGGGCGTTTGGTCACCGCAGGAACGGGAAACGGAAGTGCCGCACAGGCCTATGATGCTTCCCCTATTTTTCGCACGGGCATGACCACGTCGGCCGAGCTCTTGCTGATGATCCCCGCATTAAAAAAAGGGATGCTTTCGCTGGACCTGGAGAACCGGACGCGGTTGGGTGTTATTCCAAACACCGATTACAAACGTCAGAATATCTCCATTGCGTTAAAACGCTTTCGTCTCACCTCCCGCACCACGATCGACGGGATGGTCACCTACAATCATTCGGCCGGAACGTTGATGAATCGTGGCGCCAACCTGGCCACCGTGATCGGTTCGATCTATCGCACCCCGGCGACGTTCGACAATACGAACGGACACGGCCGGTCGGCCCTGCACACCACCGATGCCTACCAACTTGCCGATGGCACCGCCCGAACACATGCACCGGGGGCGGTTGACAATCCCTACGGACTGCTCAGCACCTTGCCCGACCACGAACAACAAAACCGTTTCTTCTCCACCCTAACCCTGCAAAGCAGCGCCATCCGAAAAATAAATCTTACGAGCAATGCCAGTTTTGAAAAGCAGGCTAACACGATCGTGCATGGATTCCCGGTGGGCTATGCGGCCTACCCGGCGGGAAGACTTACCCACCGTGGCGACGACGAAACCGTGGCAAAAGCCTTCGTGTCTCCGGAATACACGAGTCCCAATTATGCTTTCAAGTTCTCGGCTTCGTATCAGCTCCTTTACACGCAACGTGCACTCCATCGCGAAGACGGGTTCGACTTCAATCATCAGGATATGGACCTCGAAAATGCCACGCGTAGCACACTGCTTCAACGCACGCTCTCGCGGACCCTGCAGGAAATTTCGGTAGGCGGCCAATATCGTTACCATGATTTTTTGTTGATCAAGCTCTCAGAACGGAACTACTTCTCTTCTACGGTGAGCGCCAAAAATTACACCAATCTCTTTCCTATGGCGGCGATCAGCGCCAATCTGGCTTCGCCGATCTACATGGGTGATATCAATAAGCTTGAGCCGTACGTTACCCTATCCCGCGGTTTGCATGAAGCGCCTTTGCTGTACAACAATTGGTCTTATCTCTCCACACGGCAGTCGCTGCAAAATTATAACAGCTTTTTCGAATCTACCGAGCTTTTTTTCCGGCGGGGATTGATTCCCGAAATCGAGCAAAAAATGGAGACCGGACTTTCCATGGTGCTGTTCAATTATTTCAATTTTGACTTTGCCTACTTCAACAATCTCACCAGCAACTTCATCGCACCCCAGTGGGTACAGGGACAATTTTCGCTGCAGAATGTAGCATCCATTCGAAACACCGGTGCAACGGTATCCCTAAGCTACACGAAACCGATGTATTCGTCACAAGAACTGGGATGGGGTTTCAATTTGCGCTGGAGCTCCTATCGCAATGTGACCGAAGCCTTGAATACTCCGGATGCGTTCGTTCCGCTGGCGGGCTTTGCGTCTGTGGCTTCCGTGCTGGCGGCGGGCAAACCCGTTGGGGCGATCTATGGAACAACCTATCAGCGAAACGAAAACGGGCAACTGATCATTGATAGCGAGGGATATCCCGTGATGGATCCTTCCCTCAAAATGATCGGCAATCCCATTCCCGATTGGGTGTCGAGCCTGGGCGCGCACGTGCGCTGGCGGCGCGTAACGCTTTCCGTTTTGGTAGATTACAAAAAAGGCGGCGACGCCTGGAACGGTACCGCCCGCATGCTGGATTACCTCGGGCGATCGACCACCACGGCCGACCAGCGAAACACCAGCCAGTTTGTTTTCGAAGGGGTCGATGAAAATGGTCACACCAACACAAAACCGGTCGATTTTGCCAACCCCAACCAACCCGTGGAAGCCAACCGCTGGGTGCGCCAGGGTTGGGCTGGCGTGGGTGAAGACTACATCGAAAAGACTTCCTGGCTGCGGCTGAATGAAGTAACACTATCCTATTCGACTTTGCGCACGCGAACACGCAGGTTCATTAAGGAAATGAATTTCGCACTGACGGCGAGAAATCTGTTGTTGATCACCCCCTACAAAGGCGTTGATCCGTCGTCGGCTTTATTTGGCTATAGTACCGGGGCGGGGCTCGATCTTTTCAACACCCCGGCCACACGCAGTTACAGTGCATTGATCACTTTAAAATTCTAA
- a CDS encoding MG2 domain-containing protein — translation MKRLLYIALVLLAGVVLQASDSVPFLEKLKASLHRFNQRYPEEKVYLHLDKTFYKPGEDIWFNAFVLEARHNTPTQISDVVYVELIDPRGNLASRLELFVKDGTSRGDFKLTDQASGGLYTLKAYTQWMKNDGVENVFSKKIQVQTVITPRLLLKLDFEKEAYGPGDVVKAKLTAKNLKNETVAATIKYTAALSGEQVFSSELQASEQGIATLTFTLPADLKTSDGLLQAIVTDNGVEESISRAIPIVLNHITLQFFPEGGDLVDAVTNTVAFKAVNEFGKGADVAGEIRDENDRFVCRFESYHMGMGTFFFRPEAGKRYHAVLKTPVGIAATTPLPASRPEGFALHKAAQDPSETSFEITAPFATTGYLVGQVQGEIYHAEMITFQKGSNNIRVNTKLFPAGVAVFTVFDAQGLEQCERVVFVNPDRQLSVKLTPDKKHYQPGEKVSLHIETSDDKGHPIPAKLSLAVADDQLISLANDKQDHILSWFLLSSEVKGEIQEPSFYFDKEEPKASQALDNLLMTQGWRRFRWHELDTEKNLTYTPEKEGLLFGQVTDAKNGGVDDEVTLIELNNKRRIIKVRATANGNFLFKNTDATTPVLLLTNSSNHIILQKESTRAGTAYLPIQGEAVLDDAKRKETIQETGMPAVVPAQQIGKSAGLDLRMQEDVQSLNEVVVVGYAASERRDLTGSVTSVQTNDWIPFVPVINIEGALQGRVAGLQVVRQNGNAGASSNVQLRGIGSLSGGNEPLFVIDGVPVSTSLNGNFATSGLVSPDDVESITVLHSPEASAIYGSRATNGVIVINTRSRLYFGSYSQKKRRQRYSHVTVQPRAFTATREFYVPFHSKRDQTDERRDFRTTVYWNPSVVTDEKGQATVSFYNTDAVSSFRITAEGISGRGLLGRKEETYFTQLPFSLDAKLPEFIGYEDTLKIQVRIKNTTSKVLTGELVLDLPGELMASTRMLPVNVGAATTETVVVTLIPKAKTGRYPIAIRLIAASGRHDEIRQTLQVHPVGFPVRLDFGAKTLDTLVRFSVHDIEQGSLQATFSAFPDVISDLFHGAESILSEPHGCFEQVSSSTFPNILALQFMQQSEKIDPAVNTRALDFIKDGYKRLAAYEIAGGGFEWFGHPPAHEALSAYGLVEFYEMKKVYPNVDDAMLKRTRDWLLSRRDNKGGFKQNRGKYGFSAAPAEVNNAYIVYALALTGTTDIRKEYETARDEAWKSKDSYRMALVANAAFALRAMDDYHRFVNYFQEVAHTRGLTSLSAACSITYSWGISLSQETLGFWVQALAKEGYSHNTMMTACIQHILQNRSYGGFGSTQATTVCLQALTTYASAMRTAQEGGEIQLTVNNQRGGLVAYEKDTQKKLELHDFAQNLTSNGPQSIRVAFDKTQHPIPFHLQLQWSSKTPVSSDLCKVGIKTSLLQTAVRVNETVRMNVTLTNKTHEGLPMTMAVVGIPGGLSAQPWQLKALQEKGAFDFYEIIGDRIAFYYREMGPSAVQTIALDLKAEVAGRYTGAANSAYLYYNNESKDWSKGLTIAIR, via the coding sequence ATGAAACGTCTTCTTTATATCGCCCTCGTCCTGCTGGCCGGCGTCGTCTTGCAGGCATCCGACAGTGTTCCATTCCTCGAAAAGTTGAAAGCAAGCCTGCACCGCTTCAACCAACGCTATCCTGAGGAAAAGGTGTATCTCCATCTTGACAAAACATTCTATAAACCGGGTGAAGACATTTGGTTCAACGCCTTTGTGCTGGAAGCCCGCCATAACACGCCAACCCAGATCAGCGATGTGGTGTATGTAGAGCTGATCGATCCCCGCGGCAACTTGGCGTCGCGGCTGGAATTGTTTGTAAAAGATGGAACCAGCCGGGGTGATTTTAAACTCACGGACCAGGCTTCCGGCGGACTGTATACGCTCAAAGCCTATACGCAGTGGATGAAGAACGACGGTGTGGAAAATGTTTTTAGCAAAAAGATCCAGGTCCAAACCGTGATCACACCGCGCCTGTTGTTAAAACTTGATTTCGAGAAAGAAGCCTATGGACCCGGTGATGTCGTGAAGGCAAAACTCACGGCAAAAAATCTAAAGAACGAAACCGTCGCAGCGACCATAAAGTACACGGCCGCGCTCTCCGGCGAACAAGTCTTTTCTTCGGAGCTGCAGGCCAGCGAACAAGGTATCGCCACTCTTACCTTCACACTCCCCGCGGATCTCAAAACGTCCGATGGATTGCTGCAGGCGATCGTCACCGACAACGGTGTGGAAGAGTCCATCTCGCGAGCCATTCCCATCGTGCTCAACCACATCACCCTTCAATTCTTCCCCGAAGGAGGCGATCTTGTCGACGCCGTAACGAACACGGTGGCGTTTAAAGCCGTGAACGAGTTTGGAAAAGGTGCCGATGTTGCCGGGGAGATCCGCGATGAGAATGACCGGTTTGTTTGCCGTTTCGAAAGCTATCACATGGGCATGGGGACATTTTTCTTTCGTCCGGAGGCAGGAAAGCGGTATCACGCGGTGCTGAAAACGCCGGTGGGTATTGCCGCCACCACGCCGCTTCCGGCGTCGCGACCAGAAGGTTTTGCGCTTCACAAGGCCGCTCAAGATCCATCGGAAACCAGCTTTGAGATAACGGCTCCTTTCGCAACCACGGGCTATCTCGTGGGACAAGTACAAGGCGAGATCTACCACGCCGAGATGATCACGTTTCAAAAAGGGAGCAACAACATCCGGGTCAATACAAAATTGTTTCCGGCCGGTGTGGCTGTCTTCACGGTGTTTGATGCACAGGGACTGGAACAATGTGAACGCGTGGTGTTCGTTAATCCCGACCGGCAATTGTCCGTGAAGCTGACGCCTGACAAGAAACACTATCAACCCGGCGAAAAAGTTTCCCTCCACATCGAAACATCCGACGACAAGGGCCATCCCATTCCCGCAAAATTATCACTGGCCGTAGCCGACGACCAACTGATCTCGCTGGCCAACGATAAGCAGGACCATATCCTCTCCTGGTTCCTCCTCTCCTCGGAGGTGAAAGGTGAAATTCAGGAGCCGTCGTTCTATTTCGACAAAGAGGAACCAAAAGCCAGTCAGGCGTTGGATAATTTGCTGATGACACAAGGTTGGCGAAGATTCCGCTGGCACGAGCTGGATACGGAAAAGAACTTAACCTACACACCCGAAAAGGAAGGTCTCCTGTTTGGACAAGTAACCGATGCCAAGAACGGGGGCGTGGACGATGAGGTTACCCTGATAGAACTCAACAACAAACGGCGCATCATCAAGGTCCGGGCCACCGCCAACGGGAATTTCCTGTTCAAAAATACCGATGCCACCACACCGGTACTCTTGCTCACGAACAGCTCCAACCACATCATCCTGCAGAAAGAAAGTACACGTGCTGGCACCGCTTACCTGCCCATCCAGGGTGAAGCGGTCCTAGACGACGCTAAACGAAAGGAGACCATACAAGAGACCGGTATGCCAGCCGTTGTGCCGGCGCAACAAATTGGAAAAAGCGCCGGGTTGGATCTTCGTATGCAGGAAGACGTACAATCGCTGAATGAAGTGGTGGTGGTTGGATACGCTGCTTCCGAGCGAAGAGATCTTACAGGATCCGTTACCTCTGTCCAGACAAACGATTGGATTCCTTTTGTTCCGGTCATCAATATTGAAGGAGCTTTGCAAGGCCGCGTGGCGGGTCTTCAGGTTGTCCGTCAAAATGGGAATGCCGGGGCTTCTTCCAATGTACAATTGAGAGGTATCGGTTCCCTCTCGGGTGGGAACGAACCGCTCTTTGTGATCGATGGCGTGCCCGTGTCCACCAGTCTCAACGGCAATTTCGCTACCAGCGGCCTGGTGAGTCCCGATGACGTGGAGAGCATCACGGTGCTTCATTCGCCGGAGGCTTCTGCGATTTATGGCAGCCGTGCAACGAACGGCGTGATTGTGATCAACACCCGCTCCCGGCTATACTTCGGCAGCTATTCGCAGAAGAAACGACGCCAGCGGTATTCGCACGTGACGGTACAACCCCGGGCCTTTACCGCAACACGCGAATTCTATGTGCCCTTCCATTCAAAGAGAGACCAGACCGACGAGCGCCGGGATTTCCGCACCACCGTGTATTGGAATCCTTCCGTGGTCACGGATGAAAAAGGTCAAGCCACCGTTTCATTTTACAACACCGATGCCGTGAGCAGCTTCCGCATCACGGCCGAAGGAATCTCCGGTCGCGGATTGCTGGGAAGAAAAGAAGAAACCTATTTCACCCAACTCCCCTTTTCGCTCGATGCCAAGCTGCCGGAATTTATCGGGTATGAGGATACGCTCAAGATTCAAGTGCGCATAAAAAATACGACCTCTAAAGTATTGACCGGCGAGCTGGTCCTCGACCTACCCGGCGAATTGATGGCGTCAACACGAATGCTGCCGGTGAATGTTGGGGCGGCAACTACAGAAACGGTGGTGGTGACGCTCATACCGAAAGCTAAAACCGGGCGGTACCCCATCGCCATCCGCCTTATCGCCGCCAGCGGCAGACACGACGAGATCCGACAGACCTTGCAGGTTCACCCGGTAGGATTTCCGGTGCGGCTTGATTTTGGAGCGAAGACGTTGGATACGCTGGTGCGCTTCTCGGTTCACGACATAGAACAAGGATCGCTCCAGGCAACGTTCTCCGCTTTCCCCGATGTGATCAGTGATCTTTTTCACGGGGCCGAATCAATTTTGAGTGAACCGCACGGTTGCTTTGAGCAAGTGTCGTCGAGCACGTTTCCCAATATCCTTGCTTTACAGTTTATGCAGCAATCGGAAAAGATCGATCCGGCAGTGAACACACGGGCCTTGGATTTTATAAAAGACGGATACAAACGGCTCGCGGCCTACGAAATTGCCGGCGGGGGCTTTGAGTGGTTTGGCCACCCGCCCGCACACGAGGCGCTCTCGGCTTATGGGCTTGTTGAATTCTATGAGATGAAAAAAGTGTATCCCAACGTGGATGACGCGATGTTGAAACGCACGCGCGATTGGTTGTTGTCCCGGCGCGACAATAAAGGCGGATTCAAGCAAAACCGGGGCAAGTATGGATTTTCCGCGGCTCCGGCGGAAGTGAACAACGCTTACATCGTATATGCGCTCGCCCTTACCGGCACTACCGACATTCGGAAGGAATATGAAACCGCGCGCGATGAGGCTTGGAAAAGCAAAGATTCCTATCGCATGGCGCTCGTGGCCAATGCAGCATTCGCACTAAGGGCGATGGATGATTATCATCGCTTTGTGAATTACTTCCAGGAGGTGGCGCATACCCGCGGCCTAACCTCTCTCTCAGCGGCTTGTTCCATTACCTACAGCTGGGGAATATCGCTCTCGCAGGAAACCTTGGGTTTCTGGGTGCAGGCCCTGGCAAAAGAAGGTTATTCGCATAACACGATGATGACCGCCTGTATTCAACACATCCTTCAAAATCGGAGCTACGGCGGCTTCGGCTCAACCCAAGCCACCACGGTATGCCTACAAGCCCTGACAACATACGCCAGCGCCATGCGCACCGCACAAGAAGGCGGCGAGATTCAACTGACGGTAAACAACCAACGCGGCGGCCTCGTCGCCTATGAAAAGGACACACAAAAGAAACTCGAACTCCATGATTTCGCTCAGAACCTGACCAGCAATGGCCCACAATCCATCCGCGTTGCCTTTGACAAAACCCAACACCCCATCCCGTTTCACCTTCAATTACAATGGAGCTCGAAAACTCCGGTGTCCAGCGACCTGTGCAAAGTGGGCATCAAAACATCGCTGCTCCAAACGGCGGTGCGCGTGAATGAGACCGTGCGGATGAATGTGACGCTCACCAACAAAACACACGAGGGCCTTCCCATGACCATGGCGGTGGTGGGTATCCCCGGTGGCCTCAGTGCACAACCCTGGCAGTTGAAAGCCCTCCAAGAAAAGGGAGCGTTTGATTTCTATGAGATCATCGGCGACCGCATCGCATTTTACTATCGCGAAATGGGTCCGTCGGCCGTTCAGACCATCGCCCTTGACCTGAAGGCAGAAGTGGCGGGACGCTACACGGGCGCGGCCAACTCGGCTTATCTTTATTACAATAACGAATCGAAAGACTGGAGCAAAGGATTGACGATTGCTATCCGCTGA
- a CDS encoding nucleoside monophosphate kinase, with product MRLIHLLYIDLHLPKGLILNAFVNCVRSHVIVLEDSLQNQLRIDSALTTEIKKHIESRSIVPSHLIEQIIEQHIDPTSTQDTVIVGYPKSIQQLESFEKFAHAKALHISRCWHFKHADFDLFVDKAKRAWHAKHGDDTLDHWASINRTTKEVGSLKSTNKYLWAVVELTYENFNRAAYIEGEIVKNINA from the coding sequence ATGCGCCTGATCCATCTGCTTTACATTGATCTTCATTTGCCTAAGGGACTTATTTTAAATGCATTTGTTAATTGCGTCCGGTCTCACGTAATCGTATTAGAGGATTCACTCCAAAATCAATTGCGCATCGACTCGGCCCTAACCACGGAAATAAAAAAACACATCGAAAGCAGAAGTATTGTCCCAAGCCATCTCATCGAGCAAATAATTGAACAGCATATTGATCCGACCTCTACGCAAGATACAGTGATAGTAGGCTACCCTAAATCAATTCAACAATTGGAGAGCTTCGAAAAATTTGCCCATGCAAAAGCGTTGCATATTTCAAGATGCTGGCACTTCAAGCATGCAGATTTTGATCTATTCGTGGATAAGGCGAAGCGGGCGTGGCATGCCAAGCACGGCGATGATACACTCGATCATTGGGCCAGCATCAACAGGACGACCAAAGAGGTTGGATCATTGAAATCCACTAACAAATACTTGTGGGCTGTAGTCGAACTGACCTATGAAAACTTCAACCGTGCGGCCTACATTGAAGGAGAGATCGTAAAAAATATCAATGCTTAA
- the gap gene encoding type I glyceraldehyde-3-phosphate dehydrogenase — MTKVGINGFGRIGRLAFRAAVNRKDIEIVGINDIVDPEYMAYMLKYDSTHGKFDGTVEVKDGNLIVNGKKIRVTAEKDPANLKWSEVGAEIVIESTGLFLTQADGQKHITAGAKKVVFSAPAKDDTPTFVMGVNHKKLTAQHTIVSNASCTTNCLAPIAKVLNDKFGIAEGLMSTVHAVTATQKTVDSPSMKDWRGGRGAYQNIIPSSTGAAKAVALVIPELKGKLTGMSFRVPVADVSVVDLTVRLEKAASYEDIKKAMKDASEGELKGILGYTEDDVVSQDFLGDARTSIFDAKAGIALNDRFVKVVSWYDNEWGYSNKLIDLVSELAKV, encoded by the coding sequence ATGACTAAAGTAGGAATTAACGGATTCGGGCGCATTGGCCGCCTCGCGTTCAGGGCAGCCGTCAATCGCAAGGACATTGAGATCGTTGGCATCAATGACATTGTGGATCCGGAGTACATGGCGTACATGCTGAAGTATGACTCCACGCATGGTAAATTCGACGGTACCGTAGAAGTAAAAGACGGTAACCTGATCGTGAACGGAAAGAAGATCCGCGTAACGGCAGAGAAAGATCCCGCCAACCTCAAATGGTCTGAAGTAGGCGCCGAAATCGTTATAGAATCCACTGGATTGTTCCTCACCCAGGCCGATGGCCAAAAGCATATCACGGCCGGCGCCAAGAAAGTTGTTTTCTCGGCTCCTGCAAAAGATGACACCCCTACCTTTGTGATGGGTGTGAACCACAAGAAACTGACCGCTCAGCATACCATTGTTTCCAATGCTTCCTGCACGACCAACTGTCTGGCCCCCATTGCAAAAGTATTGAACGACAAGTTCGGTATCGCCGAAGGCCTCATGAGCACCGTGCACGCCGTGACGGCTACCCAAAAGACCGTCGATAGCCCTTCCATGAAAGACTGGAGAGGTGGCCGCGGTGCTTACCAAAACATTATCCCCTCCTCTACCGGCGCAGCCAAGGCCGTAGCCCTGGTGATCCCCGAACTGAAAGGCAAGCTCACCGGCATGTCGTTCCGCGTTCCCGTGGCCGACGTATCGGTAGTTGACCTTACGGTGAGACTGGAGAAAGCCGCTTCTTACGAAGACATCAAAAAGGCTATGAAAGACGCCTCCGAAGGCGAACTGAAAGGCATCCTCGGCTACACCGAAGACGATGTGGTATCGCAAGATTTCCTCGGCGACGCCCGCACCTCGATCTTCGATGCCAAAGCCGGTATCGCCCTGAACGATCGCTTTGTGAAAGTGGTATCGTGGTACGACAACGAGTGGGGTTATTCCAACAAGCTGATCGACCTCGTTTCTGAACTGGCCAAAGTTTAA